Within Novosphingobium resinovorum, the genomic segment GCCGCGCCACCTCTATCACATCGTCTCGGCGCTGCGGTCGGTGGGGCTCGACGCCGAAGCGCGGATGATCGCCGCCGAGGCGGTCGCGCGGGTCTGAGCGCAGTGACTGTGGCCGCGGCCGGGAACGATCTCGCCGAGCGGTTCCTGGCGATGCTGGCGGCGGAACGCGGCGCGGCGGCCAATACGCTCGCCGCCTATCGCCGCGACCTCGAAGCCGCGCGCGAGGTGCTGGGCGATGTCGCCAATGCCACGCCCGAGGCATTGGAGGGGCTCGGAGGCGCGTGGAGCGGACTGGCGGCGTCCAGCCTCGCCCGGCGGTGTTCGGCGCTGCGGCAGTTCTATGGTTTCCTGATCGATGAAGGGCTGCGCAAGGACGATCCTTCCGGTGCGCTGCCCAAGGGGCGCGTGCGCCGCCCGCTGCCGCGCCTGCTCAGTCACGAAGAAGTCGAGCGGTTTCTCGCGCAGGCGGACGAGGAGGCGACTTCCGAGCGGTCCGACGCGGTGCGGCTGCTGGCGCTGCTCGAACTGCTCTACGGGTCCGGCCTGCGCGCGACCGAACTGGTTTCGCTCCCCGTCACCGCAGTGCCGCGGGATGCGCCGTTTCTCCACATAACCGGCAAGGGCGGGCAGCAGCGCATGGTGCCGGTCAGCACCCGCTCTCGCGCGGTGCTGTCGCGCTGGCTGGCGTTGCGGAAGGGGACCTCGCGGTTCCTGTTCCCGTCGAGCGGGGCAAGCGGTCACCTGACGCGCGTGCGGCTGTTCCAGTTGCTGCGGGCACTGGCGGGCAGGGCGGGGCTCGATCCGGAGCGCGTCTCGCCGCACGTGCTGCGCCATGCCTTCGCAACTCACCTGCTGGAAGGCGGCGCGGATTTGCGCGTGCTGCAGATGCTGCTCGGCCATGCCGACATCGCGACGACGCAGATCTATACGCATGTGGACAGCGCGCGGCTGGTGGAACTGGTGAACTCGCGCCATCCGCTCGCGAAGGGGCAGATGTAGGGCGCAAGGGAACAAGCCCGCCGTGCGACTCGTTGCGCGAAGGGCAAGAATCGCGGGTGGCGGCCCGCAGAATGGAGGAAGGGAGCGACATGGTATCCAACGTGAAGCGCGTGGTTCGGGCCGGAGTTCGGGGAGGCGCGGTCGTCTCGGCGCTGGGGCTGCTGGTGGTCTCGGCGGG encodes:
- a CDS encoding tyrosine recombinase, which produces MTVAAAGNDLAERFLAMLAAERGAAANTLAAYRRDLEAAREVLGDVANATPEALEGLGGAWSGLAASSLARRCSALRQFYGFLIDEGLRKDDPSGALPKGRVRRPLPRLLSHEEVERFLAQADEEATSERSDAVRLLALLELLYGSGLRATELVSLPVTAVPRDAPFLHITGKGGQQRMVPVSTRSRAVLSRWLALRKGTSRFLFPSSGASGHLTRVRLFQLLRALAGRAGLDPERVSPHVLRHAFATHLLEGGADLRVLQMLLGHADIATTQIYTHVDSARLVELVNSRHPLAKGQM